A stretch of Anaerobranca gottschalkii DSM 13577 DNA encodes these proteins:
- a CDS encoding glucose-6-phosphate isomerase, with product MKKITFDYSKAKDFLLAEEVKNLQPFVNLAHEMLHNGTGPGNDFIGWVDLPLNYDKEEFARIKKAAEKIRGNSDVLVVIGIGGSYLGAKAALEMLNHTFYNTLPKEKRKGPEIYFVGHNISGTYVQDLLEVIEGKDISVNVISKSGTTTEPAIAFRIFKDYMEKKYGLEGAKERIYATTDKSKGALRNLAEKQGYETFVIPDDVGGRFSVLTAVGLLPIAVSGVDIDEMMAGAKEAHKDLQDPTLETNYCYQYAAARNVLYRKNKTTEIMVNYEPKLQYFAEWWKQLFGESEGKGQKGIFPSSVNFSTDLHSLGQYIQDGIRNIFQTILNVEEPSKDIEIVEDNEDLDGLNYLAGKTMDFVNKKAFQGTLLAHNDGGVPNLIINIPKLTSYYFGYMVYFFEKACGISGYLLGVNPFDQPGVEDYKRNMFALLGKKGYEAQREKLEDRLR from the coding sequence ATGAAAAAAATTACTTTTGATTACAGCAAAGCCAAGGATTTTCTTTTAGCAGAAGAAGTGAAAAATTTGCAGCCTTTCGTTAATCTTGCCCATGAAATGCTACATAATGGCACAGGTCCAGGTAATGATTTTATTGGTTGGGTAGATTTACCACTAAACTATGATAAAGAAGAATTTGCTAGAATCAAAAAGGCTGCAGAAAAAATAAGGGGAAATTCCGATGTCTTAGTGGTTATCGGTATTGGTGGTTCATATCTTGGAGCAAAAGCAGCTTTAGAGATGCTCAACCATACCTTTTATAACACTTTGCCTAAAGAAAAAAGAAAGGGGCCAGAAATCTATTTTGTCGGCCATAACATCAGTGGAACTTATGTACAGGACTTGTTAGAGGTTATTGAAGGAAAGGATATCTCTGTAAATGTTATTTCTAAGTCTGGTACCACCACTGAACCGGCCATTGCCTTTAGAATTTTTAAAGACTACATGGAAAAGAAATACGGTTTAGAAGGGGCTAAAGAGCGGATTTACGCTACTACAGATAAAAGTAAAGGTGCCCTTAGAAATTTGGCAGAAAAACAGGGATACGAAACCTTTGTTATTCCCGATGATGTAGGTGGCAGATTTTCTGTATTAACGGCAGTTGGTCTTTTACCTATAGCGGTAAGTGGAGTAGATATTGATGAGATGATGGCAGGGGCTAAAGAAGCCCATAAAGATTTACAAGACCCAACTTTAGAAACAAATTATTGTTATCAATACGCAGCAGCGAGAAATGTTCTTTATCGTAAAAATAAAACTACAGAAATTATGGTTAATTATGAGCCTAAACTTCAATATTTTGCTGAATGGTGGAAACAGCTTTTTGGAGAAAGTGAAGGGAAAGGGCAAAAAGGGATTTTTCCTTCCAGTGTTAATTTTTCCACAGATCTACATTCATTAGGTCAATATATTCAAGATGGTATTAGAAATATCTTTCAAACAATTCTCAACGTAGAAGAGCCTAGTAAAGATATAGAAATAGTAGAAGATAATGAAGATCTAGATGGACTAAACTATTTAGCTGGGAAAACCATGGATTTTGTTAACAAAAAGGCATTCCAGGGAACTTTATTAGCCCACAATGACGGAGGAGTACCCAATTTAATTATCAATATACCTAAATTAACTTCTTACTATTTCGGATATATGGTATATTTCTTTGAAAAAGCTTGTGGTATTAGTGGATATCTATTAGGTGTAAATCCCTTTGACCAGCCGGGAGTTGAGGATTA